The Methylocaldum marinum genome includes the window CTGAAAAACTTGCGCAGAATATGTTTATCTCAGCGCCGGCTCCTTCACAATATGGCGCGCTGGCCTCCTTCAAGGAGGAGAACTTGCAAGAATTGGAGCGGCGACGGCGCGTGTTTCAGGACAGAAGGGATTATCTTTGTGACCAGTTGCGGAAAATCGGATTTTCGCTCAACACCATCCCAAGCGGTGCTTTCTACGTGTACGCGGGTTGCAGCCGATTGACCTCGAATAGCCTCGACTTCGCAATGGGGTTGTTGGAGAAAACCGGCGTCGCGCTTACGCCAGGCAAGGATTTCGGCAAAAATTCGCCTGAAACACACCTCAGATTTTCTTATGCGGTTACCCTTGCGCGGTTGGCTGATGCGTTAAGCAGAATAAGACGTTTCGTGCAGGGTTGAGGGCGCAGACGCAGACGAGGGTGTCGGACGGCTATGCTAGACTTGCTAATTGCTGTTTGAGCCAGGGGGTGATGGGCGTGCCCTTTCCTAAGCGAGGGCGAAGAGTTAGGCTTTTGCTCCTGCGGCGCAGCCCATCGAAAAAATCAAGAGTTTTTGTGGCATCGGCTTGCTAAGCGACTGATTTTAATGATGTCGCTATTGTTTGAGCAAGTATTTTCGATGCTTGGAATTGGACCCGATTTAGCCTAGAACCGCTCCGCGCAATCGCGTAATTGAAACGAATGAATAATGTTTGCTCTTGTGTCAGGTTTTGGCCGGTTTTTATTTCGCTATGGGTTTCTTAGGTATGCGGCCTAAAAAGTGGACTAATTTGGGGATAGATTGTATGCGCCGTTTTAATTATGGAGCGTTGTTCTCGGTTCTGTTCTATGTTGCTTTCCTTGCAGGATGCGCTCCGCTCGCACCGAATGTTGATCCGCCTTCGGAATACACTTACATCATCGGTCCCGGCGACAGCATCGAAATGTTCGTATGGGGGAATCCAGAGGTATCCCGGACAATCCCGGTTAGACCGGATGGAAAAATAAACGCTCCTTTGGTCGAGGAGCTTCCTGCATCCGGCAAAACTCCGTTCCAGCTCGCGCGCGATATCGAAAAGGAGTTGGCGAAGTATATTCGTAACCCTTTGGTGACGGTGATCGTGAGTGGATTTGTCGGTCCCTATAGCGAACAGGTGAGAGTAGTCGGACAGGCAGCAAATCCACAGGCTGTTCCGTACAAAGAAAACATGTCTCTGCTCGACTTGATGATCGTGGTTGGCGGGCTCACGGATTACGCGGCAGGTAACCGCGCTACGATCGTGAGAACAATAAACGGCGAAAAGCAGCAGCTCAGAGTTCGTATCGATGATCTGCTCGAAGACGGCGATATAACCGCCAACGTGAATATTCTGCCAGGAGATATTTTGATAATTCCGGAAGCTTATTTCTGAACCCGTTTCGCATAGGAGTTCATTTCCATGCATGAGCTGATTACCGAAGTTCTCGGTTATATTCAAAGCGCTACCCGTTACAAATGGGTTTCCATAATTCTGGCATGGGTAATTAGTCTCGCTGGTTGGCTTTTCGTCGCACAGATGCCTGACAAGTACGAGGCGAGCGCGCGCGTGCATGTGGATACCCGATCGGTCCTGCGTCCCTTGCTTTCCGGATTGGCTATTCAGCCCGATGTTTCCAAACAGATCCGCTTGATGTCGAAGCTCATGTTCAGTCGTCCTAACTTGGAAAAAGTGGCGCGGATGACGGACTTGGATTTGGGTGCCAAAGATGACGCCTCCATGGAAGGAATCGTCAAACGCTTACAGTCTTCCATGAGTATCACCGGGGGTGAAAACAACCTGTTTATGATCAGCGCCGAGGATCAGAATCCGGCGACCGCCAAAAGGGTCGTTCAGGCGTTATTGACCATCTTCGTCGAACAAACGCTCGGCGAGTCACGGGAAGATTCGAACTCGGCTCAGAAATTTTTGGATCAACAGCTGAAAGAATACGAAACGCGACTGCAGGCAGCCGAGAAAGCTCGGGAAGACTTTAAACGAGCCAATTATGGATTGCTGCCGGGACAAGGGGGAGATCTCTATGGTCAACTGAATGCTTTGGCCGAGCAATTGGAAAATGCGAAGATTGCGCTGCAAGAGTCCGTTAATCGCCGCGACGAAATGCAGAGACAGCTCGACGACGAGGAGCCGACATTCATGGATTTCGGAGCTCAGGCTGTCGCTAGTCCGTTGGATCTGCGCATCCAGTCCATGCAGTCCCGGCTCGACGAACTGCTGCTCAAATACACGAAGGGGCATCCTGAAGTCATAGCGATAAAGAAAACCATTATCGACTTGGAGCGCCAGAAGCAGAAGGAGGAAGAAATGGCATTGGAAGGGGATTCCGGTGCGTTTATGGGTGGCGAGGCCAATCCGGTTTTTCAGCAAAAGAAAATTGCACTTGGCGAGGCGAATGCCAATGTGGCATCTCTGAACTCGCGCGTAATGATTTTCGAGCAAAAGATAGAGGATCTGAAAAAGCAAATGGATGAGCGTTTAAAAGTGGAAACTCAATTACAGGGACTGAATCGGGATTATTCCACGATCAAGACAAATTTTGATGCGCTTCTGCTACGGCGGGAAAAAGCGAGAATGTCCGAGAGTGTGGAGCAGAATACGGACAGTGTTAAGTTCAAGATTGTTGATCCGCCCCAGGTACCTTCCAAGCCGTCCAGTCCGAAACGCGTTTTGTTGTCGGTTGTGGTTCTGATAGGTGGCATCGTGGTGAGTATCGGGATAGCCGTATTTTTATCGCTTTTACGTCCTGCATTTACAACCACAATCAAGCTTCGTGAGGTCACTGGATTACCGGTATTGGGTAGTGTCTCCATGAATTGGATTCCAGAAGTGAGACAGCGAAAGTGGCGGGAGTTCGTGGCTTTCGTTGCTGCTTTCGCGATGTTGCTCGTAGTATTCCTCGGGGTAATTGCGCTGGAGGTCAAGGGATATCATCTTCCGTCCTTTATTTAGTTGGAGTCAGCCGTATGAGCATCATCGAAAAGGCACTTGATAAGGCGTTACAGTTCGAACAGTCCTCGACTCCAAATAAGGCCGATCAGCAGCATGGGACCAAAGAGGCGATACATGTGGAAGCGCCCGAAACACCGGTTCAGGAGCCGGCCGCGAAGGGAGCCGAAACCAGGAAAATACTTTCGATCGACTGGACCAGCCTCAAGGCCAAAGGCATGCTGGGGCACGAACTGGCTTATAGCCAGTTAGCGGAAGAGTATCGTCTGATCAAGCGTCCGCTTTTAATGAACGCGTTTCCCGATGGGGATAATGGCATAGAGCGCGGGAATCTGGTTCTAGTCACCAGTAGTATACCGGGCGAGGGCAAAACTTTTACCGCGGTGAATTTGGCGCTCAGCATTGCCATGGAACGGGATAAAACCGTGCTGTTGGTGGATGCAGATGTGGCCAAGCCATCTATTGCGAAACTTCTGGGGCTTCCGGCGCAAAAAGGATTGATCGATTTGTTACAAGATAAATCAATCCGTTTTTCGGATGTCTTGATTAAGACCGATATTCCGAATCTGACGCTGCTGCCCGCAGGCAGTCTCGACAGACATTCCACCGAACTTCTGGCCAGTGATGCGATGAAAGGACTGGCCAAGGAACTATCTGCACGCTACCCCGACCGGATGGTTATCTTTGACTCGCCTCCGTTGTTGGCGGCAACCCAGGGCCAGGTCTTGGCCATGCTGGTCGGACAAGTCATCCTGGTCATTGAAGCCGATTCCACTCCGCAATACATCGTCAAGGAGTCGATCTCCAAATTGGAGAACTGCGAGATCGTCGGTTGCGTATTGAACAAGACAAAGAAAGGGTTCGGATTCAAATACTACGGCTATGGCTATGGGTACGGGTACGGAAATTATGGTCTCCAAAAACCCGAAACCTGAATTAATAAGAATTTCCATCGTGCCGCATAGAAAAATTTCGAAAGAATTACTATTTGGCCTTTTCATAATCCTTCATTTTTCTCGGGCTGAAGCGGTTGATTGGAAGATCGAGCCAACTTTAAACTTTCGAGAAATATATTCCGATAACATCAATCTCGGAGGACAGCGTGGAACAGCAGGCGATCGACAGCGGGAAGATTCGTTCGTAACGCAAATCAGTCCCGGGATATCTATTCAACGTGAGGGGCGCTCACGGTTTAGATTGCGTTACCGGATGCAAAATATTTTCTACGCGGGTACGGATATCAGTCCTCGTATTAATAACCAATTGCAGATGAATTCCCATACGGAAATCTGGGACGATGCGATATTTGTCGATTCCAGCAGTACTATCGGTCAGTACAACGGCACGACATCGGGGCGTGTTGCGCTGGACAACGTCTCTCGCGGTGATACGAGAGAGTATAGAACTTTTCGAATAAGTCCTTACTGGCGCCCCCATTTTGGCGGTTATGCGGAGGGCATCGTCAGAGTCACGTATAGCAATATCGGTGGTGGCGGTGTTGACTCAAACATGCTTGGAGAGCAAATCCAGTTTCAAAGTGGGAGGTGGTTTGACACATTGATGTGGAGAGCCAATTTCTTCAATCAGGAAGTTCAGCGGGATAGCGGTAATGGAGTGCTCGCGAATAATAGGAATGTAAGCTATCGAAATTACAATGGAGAATTGCGATATCGTTTAACTGATGAAATTAGCCCATTTTTTCAAGCCGGTAATTTCGATAACGATTTTGCGGGGCAATCTCGTGTTTCGCGTGTGCGAAACGGAAGTTATTGGACGGGAGGGCTCGCATGGACTCCGAGTTCAAAGTTGACTTTGCAAGCCGGTGCGGGAAGTAATAACTACTTCGGATCTCTCGTGTGGGAACCCACTCGAAGAACCATGGTGCGGGTTTTCTATCGCGACAGCGACGTCGGAGGTGCGTATGGCGGAGCTTACGGCACTGGACTTGGAGGCGGTGGCTTCGGAGGCGGTGGCTTCGGAGGTGGTGGCTTCGGAGGTGGTGGCTTCGGAGGTGGTGGCTTCGGAGGTGGTGGCTTCGGAGGTGGTGGCTTCGGAGGTGGTGGCTTCGGAGGTGGTGGCTTCGGAGGTGGTGGCTTCGGAGGTGGTGGCTTCGGAGGTGGTGGCTTCGGAGGCGGTGGCTTCGGAGGCGGTGGCTTCGGAGGCGGAAGATTCGGGCCGTTGGGAGGGTTCAATGCAGGCACCACGTGGAATGCATTGCTGACGCATCGGACTCGGAGAACCAATTGGTATGCCAGCTATGGCGTAATGACCACGACGATCCAGCAGGTGTTGTTGGATCAGAATGTGTTTGTCGCTACGGATCCGTCAAGCCCGACCATACTGAACCCCGATTTGCCTACCGATCAGCCCGATTTGACCAATGAGGTGATAACTCGTGAAAGGGCGCAAATCGGAGTTTCCGGGCACACCGCAAAGACGACGCTGACGCTTACCGGCTACCAGGAAAACCGCGAATATCAATTTTCCGGCGATCAGGACGTTCTCGGATTTACGACTGCGTTGAGTTGGCGCTTCACGGAAAGAACTCGGTCACTGTTTCGCTTTTTGTGGCAATCCACTGACAGCCAAGGAACAGGAGCCGTCCGCGACTCTGAGAATAGGTTTTTTATGGTATCGGTGTCAGTCTATCGAAATATTTGGACGAATTTGACCGGTTCGCTGGAGTTTCGGCACTTTCAACAGATGTCCAACCGTGCCGAAAATGAATACCAGGAAAACCGGGTAACCGCCGGCTTGAATATGAGGTTCTGATTTTCATGTACGATGCCTTTTACAATCTGAAGAAGAAGCCGTTTCAGCTCAATCCGGACCCCGAGTTTTTCTACAACAGTGCGGTGCATAAACGCGCTTTGGCGTATTTACGCTACGGCTTGGCCCAGGGAGAAGGGTTCGTCGTGGTAACCGGTGAACCCGGCACCGGGAAAACGATGCTGGTAAAGGAATTGTTCGGCACCCTTCGGAACGAGAATACCGTCGCCGGCTTGATGGTGACCTCGCAAGTCGGCGCTGAAGATACCCTAAGGATCATTGCCGCCACTTTCGGCCTTTCCTACGATGGAGACGCGAAAGCGGTTCTGCTCAAGAATCTGGAAGAGTTTTTCAAGCTCAAGGCCAGCGAAGGAAAACGTGTGCTATTGGTGGTAGACGAAGCGCAGAATCTTCCGGTCCAATCCTTGGAAGAACTGCGCATGCTCCTCAATTTCGAATCGGACGGGCGATCGATTTTTCAGGTTTTCCTCCTGGGGCAGGATGAACTGCGCTCGACCTTACAGGGCTCCAAGATGGAGCAGGTACGGCAGCGAATTACGGCCATGTACCACTTGCGCCCTTTGGAGAAGGAGGAAACCAAGGAATATATCCTGCACCGTTTGACGACGGCAGGATGGGCGCAGGACCCGGAATTCACCAATGAGGCCTTTGAAGAAATCTATCGGCATGCCCAGGGGGTTCCTCGACTCATCAACACCTTGTGCGATCGGCTTTTATTGTACGGATACCTGGAGGAGCTACACATGCTGGATTTGGATGCGGTTCGTCTGGTGAAACAGGAGATGGAGCAGGATGCCGTGCAACCTCTATCCTCATCTGTCCGGGATTCGAGCAATCTCGACGCGGAGACCTACCCGATCGACTCGGGACGACCCGCTCCGCTTGCCGGAAGTTTGGAGGAGCGGGTGGTGCAACTCGAAAAGCTGGTGTTCACTCTGCGAAAAACGGTGCAAAGAGAACGGGCTCTGTTGCGGAAAACTATACTCTTGCACCTCGACATGGATGAGATTTATCGAGAACCGGTTGATGAATCCTGACCGGGGATGAAAACGGACCGGAGCTTTTCGCTGCACATTACGCAAGCGACTGTAAATTGAACGCTTTGATGCGTTTTTGGGGGGGTGTTCTTGGCTAATCCATTGATGGCCGGCGATCCTATCGTTAACGCCATGACGGTCGACGTCGAAGATTATTTCCAGGTGTCGGCATTCGAGCCGTATATCGGGCGGGATAAATGGAATGAACTCCCTTGTCGCGTGGAAAGAAATACCGACCGGATACTTCAGATCTTCGCCGAAGCAGGGGCGCAAGCCACTTTCTTTACCTTGGGGTGGGTGGCCGAGCGCTACCCGGCGCTCATAAAGCGGATAGTAGAGGCCGGACATGAATTGGCTTGTCATGGCTATAACCATGTGCGGGTGACGCAACAGACTCCGGGCGAATTTCGCGATGACGTTTTGCGCAGCAAACGTTTGCTTGAAGATCTCGGAGGCGTTCAGGTACTCGGGTACCGCGCCGCCAGCTATTCGATCGGTTCGAAGAATCTCTGGGCTCTGGAGATTCTGGAGGACTGTGGATTCCGGTACAGCTCGAGCATTTATCCGGTCAAGCATGATTTGTACGGCATGCCGGAGGCGCCGCGCTTTGCATTCCGTCCGAACACAGCGGAAGGATTGCTGGAAATACCCGTGACCACGGTCGAATTGGGCAAGAAGAAACTGCCGTGCGGTGGCGGCGGCTTTTTCCGCCTATTACCCTATCGGGTTTCCCGCTGGGCTATCGAACATGTGAATCGGCGCGACCGGCAATCGGGGGTTTTCTATTTTCATCCCTGGGAAATCGACCCGGATCAGCCGAGGCAGCGGGGTATCGATCTGAAGACGCGTTTTCGACATTACCTGAATCTTTCCCGGACCGAATCTCGCTTGCGCCGTCTTTTGCTGGATTTTCGCTGGAATACGATGGCTCATGTCTTTCTGTCGCCGCACTAAACACACTCCGAATCGAAATACTGAATGGAAATTAAGCAATTAGACTACAGCCGTCGATCGGATTGGGATACTTTTGTCAATGCCTGCGCCGAAGCGAGCTTTTTTCATCGGGCCGGTTGGCAAGAGGTCATAGAAAGGGCTTTCGGCCACAAAACCCATTATCTCTTTGCGGAAGATGGGGGGCGGATCGTCGGAGTATTGCCGCTCGGCCACGTGAAAAGCTTTTTATTCGGTAATGCGCTGGTTTCGAATCCGTTTTGTGTCTATGGCGGCGTCGCGACCGAATCCGAAGCGGCGCGCAAAGCATTGGAGCAGGCGGCGTGCGAGCTCGCGCATGGGCTCGGGGTGGATTATCTGGAGCTCCGCAACATCAAACCGAACGGGTCCGGCCGCCCTAGCAAATCGCTGTATGTCACGTTCCGGAAGCCCTTGGATCCAGATCCCGAAAAGAATCTCGCCGCCGTCCCGCGCAAACAGCGCGCGATGATCCGCAAGGGCATCGGGGCGGGCTTGAAGGGGGTCATCGATTCAGGGATAGACCGGTTTTTCGCAGCTTACGCCGAAAGCGTCCGCAATCTCGGAACCCCGGTATTTTCAAAACGGTATTTCCAGATCCTGAAAGAGGTATTCGGCGATGCCTGCGAAATTCTCAGCGTGGAACATCAGGGGAAGGTCATTGCCAGCGTGATGAGTTTCTATTTTCGCGACCAAGTACTCCCGTATTACGGCGGCGGAACCGAAGCAGCCCGGGAACTCAAGGGAAACGATTTCATGTATTGGGAGGTCATGAGGCGGGCGACTGAAAAGGGCGTGCGGGTGTTCGACTATGGCAGGAGCAAGGAAGGTACGGGGTCCTATCGATTCAAGACGCACTGGGGGTTCGAACCCGAACCACTGGCTTACGAGTACGAGTTGATCAAAGCCAAGGCGGTACCCGAGATCAATCCGCTCAATCCGAAGTATCGGTACTTTATCGCTGCATGGCAGCGTCTTCCTTTACCGGTCAGCAATCTGGTGGGGCCCTGGATTTCCCGTAATCTCGGCTGAACTGTGCGGCGCCTCGTATGAAGGAGATTTTGTTCCTGGCTCACAGGATTCCCTATCCGCCGAACAAAGGGGACAAGATACGATCGTTTCATTTGCTCAAATATTTGTCGGAGTCGTATCGCGTCCATCTCGGCGCATTCGTGGACGATCCGGATGATTGGCGTTATGTGTCCGAGGTCGAAAAATTCTGTGGGGAAACCCGTCTACTTCCGCTGCAACCGGGGCGTTCGAAACTGAAGAGTCTCAAGGGACTGGCGACAAGACTCCCCTTGACCGTGCCGTATTACGCCGATACTCGCATGGGCACTTGGGTCGACGGTATTTTGAATGAGCGTCCCATTCATGCAGCCTTAGTGTTTTCTTCGGCGATGGCCCAATATGTGGCCGACTACGATTCACTGCCGCGAATCATCGATTTCGTCGATGTCGACTCCGACAAATGGCGGCAGTACGCGGCCCGGAAAAACTGGCCGATGAGTTGGATTTACCGACGGGAAGCGGACTGCCTGGTGCGCTATGAACGAAAGATTGCGAATGCTTTTAGCCGTTCCGCCTTTGTTTCGGAAAACGAGGCGGCCTTGTTCAGGAGCCTTGCCCCGGAAGCGAACGATCGTATCCTGAGCATAGAAAACGGCGTCGACACGGCTTACTTTGCGGACCGGGCGGACTACGTCAATCCTTATTCGCCGGACGAACTCGTCATGGTATTCACCGGCGCAATGGATTATTGGGCCAACGTCGACGCGGTAACCTGGTTTGCAAACGAGATTTTTCCGGAAATCCGCCGGCAACTGGGTTCCGCGCGGTTTTACATCGTGGGTGCGCGCCCGACCGAGTCGGTCCGCACTCTCGCTCAAACCGAGGGCGTTAAGGTTACCGGTGCGGTCGAGGACGTCCGGCCTTTTCTCAAGCATGCCCGTTGCGTCGTCACCCCCTTGCGAATCGCCCGGGGAGTTCAGAACAAAGTACTCGAGGCTATGGCGATGGGGAAATCGATCTTATCGAGTGAAGCGGCGGTAGAGGGCATCGACGTCGTAGACCGACTGGATCTCATAGTTCCCAAAACGCCCGGAGACTGGGTCGAGTTGGGTTTGAATGTATTGGGTGCCGATGATTTTCTGCCGCGCGAATCTGAAAAGAACCGACGTTTCATTATGCAGCGCTATGGCTGGGAAATGAGTCTTCATCGTTTAGGAACCTTGCTGGATTCCCTATGAAAACGAGCCATGAGCCACGGCCGGGGGCGGCAAGTGCAAGTATGCCGGAGGCATCTCCGGGCTGGTTCGCCGCCCTGGGACTGACAGTTTTCGCCATCCTTGCATTGCTGATTATTTATCACTCAACCTTTGCGTCGATGGTCGGCATTTGGTGGCGGTCGGAAACCTTTGCACACGGCTTCATTATCTTTCCGATCAGTATTTGGCTGGTCTGGCGACGTCGGCTGCAACTGGCCAGGATTTCGCCGAAGCCGGACTACAGGGCGTTGCCGGTATTGCTCGGGCTAGGACTGATGTGGCTCATGATGCGCGTCGCGGACATCCAGGTCGGGGAGCAGTTCGCCGCCGTTGCCATGCTGCCGGTCATTTGCTGGATGATGCTCGGTTGGTCCGTCCTCGCCGAGTTGGCTTTTCCGCTTGGTTTTCTCCTGTTTTCGGTTCCGTTCGGTGAGTTCCTGATTCCATCGATGATGGATTTCACTGCGGATTTTACGGTAAGGATGCTGCGCCTTACCGGAATTCCGGTTTACCGGGACGGAACGTTTTTCAGCATTCCCAGCGGCGATTGGTCCGTCGTCGAGGGTTGCAGCGGACTACGCTACCTCATTGCTTCGATTACCTTGGGGTGCCTTTACGCCTATCTGACTTATCGCTCACAGGTCCGGAGACTTGTGTTCGTCGCTGTGGCGCTTATTTTTCCGGTCATCGCCAATGGTCTCCGTGCCTATATGATCGTCATGATCGCCCACCTGAGCGATATGAAATTAGCGCTGGGAGTCGATCACTTTATCTACGGATGGGTGTTTTTCGGTCTCGTGATGCTGTTAATGTTCTGGATTGGCTCTTTTTGGAGCGAATCCCAGGCGCACAGCAGTAGCGTATCATCCGCCGCTGCCGCGACCCGAGCCGAGCGCCTCGATACCGTCAGGCTCGCGAAGTGCGCTGCGGTCGTACTGGCTTGCTCACTGTTCTGGCCGATATGGGCCGCTCATATCGAGGAATTGAGAAATGAGCGCAGGGTTCCGGTTTCGCTGCAGATACCGCAGCCGGCCGAGCCGTGGCAGCCGGCGGCACCGCTGACCGAATGGGAGCCGACATACGTCGGGCCGGATGCGAAGGTCAAGGCGTTCTTTGCGGACGGTTCCGGTAAGGTCGGCTTGTACATCATGTACTATCGCAACCAGAAGCAGGGCGAGGAACTCATCAATTCGCAAAACGTTCTGATTCGCCAAAAGCATCCCGTCTGGAAAATGCCGCAGGAGAAACTGGTCGAAGTCCAATTGAACGGTGCCGACACGAATGTCTGGCAAGGACGTTTAAGCTCCTCCACCCAAAATCTCCTGACCTGGCGCTGGAACTGGATATCGGGGCGCTACACGGCCAACGACCTTTTCGGAAAATTTCTCGAATCCAGCGACAAGCTGTTCGGAACCATCCGGGACGGGGCAGCGATCATCGTCGTTACCGAATACGATGACGATGTCGAAAATGCCACACGTACCCTGCAGGATTTCGTCGATACGATGTTGCCGGTAATCGAAGAAAGCCTCAGACGGGCTGGCGAGTCATAGGCCGATGAATTCGCCCTTGGTCGCACATATCATTTATCGCCTTGGTACCGGCGGTTTGGAAAACGGTCTGGTGAATCTGATCAACCGCACACCGCCCGAACGCTATCGGCACGCCGTCATCTGCCTGAAGGACTCGACCGATTTCGGTCAGCGCTTAAAACGAGATGTTCCGGTTTATGAGCTGCATCGTCGCGAGGGGCAGGACTGGGAAGCCCATGGACGGCTGTACAAGCTGCTCCGTGAACTCAAGCCGGCGATAGTCCACACGCGCAATCTGGCGGCCTTGGAATGTCAGTTCCCGGCATGGCTGGCGGGCGTCCCCCTGCGGGTGCACGGCGAGCACGGGTGGGACGTTTTTGATCCGGACGGCGACAATCGCCGCTATCAGTGGCTGCGCCGTTTTTTCCGGCTCTTCGTGCACCGCTATATCCCGCTGTCATGTCATCTGGAGCGCTATCTTCGCGAAAAGATCGGGGTTCCGGAATCGAGGATCAGCCGCATCTGCAACGGTGTCGATACCTCGGTATTCCACCCTTCGCCCGAGGGAAGACGACAGGCGCCGGGATGTCCTTTTCCGGACCGTCGGGGACAAATCATCATCGGCACCGTCGGGCGCATGCACGGCGTCAAGGATCAGCTCACGCTGACAAAAGCCTTTATCCGTTTGCTCGACCGGCGCGTTGAGTTCAGGGAGCGCCTGCGCTTGGTTCTGGTCGGGGAGGGGCCGTTACGGGCGGAGTCGCGTGTTCTGCTGGAGGCGGCCGGAATGGCCGATTTAGCCTGGTTGCCCGGCGAGCGTTCGGATATTGCCGACATTTTGAGAGGACTCGATATCTTCGTCCTTCCGTCACGCGCGGAAGGCATCTCCAACACGATTCTCGAGGCAATGGCTACGGGGCTGCCTGTTATCGCAACCGAGGTGGGCGGCAATCCCGAACTGGTCGTGGACGGCGTAACAGGGACCTTGGTGCCGAAGCAAGACCCCACGGCCATGGCACGTGTCCTTGCGGCCTATCTGGACGACCGGAACGGGATTTTAGCCCACGGCACGGCAGCCCTGTCCAGAGTCCGGGAGTTTTTTACTCTAGACGGCATGGTCAGCCGCTATCTTCAAGTTTATGACGAATTACTAAGCACGAGGCATTGAGGAAAATCGACTATGTGTGGAATTGTTGGCATTTTCGACAGGTTCGGGCGGAAAGAAATCGAACGCGAACTGCTCGGGCGCATGAACGAAAGCCAACATCATCGAGGGCCCGATGAAGGTGGCCTGCATACCGAGCCGGGACTCGGGTTCGGCCACCGGCGCCTTTCCATCATCGATCTTTCGAGCGGCCGGCAGCCGCTGTTCAACA containing:
- a CDS encoding XrtA/PEP-CTERM system exopolysaccharide export protein; protein product: MRRFNYGALFSVLFYVAFLAGCAPLAPNVDPPSEYTYIIGPGDSIEMFVWGNPEVSRTIPVRPDGKINAPLVEELPASGKTPFQLARDIEKELAKYIRNPLVTVIVSGFVGPYSEQVRVVGQAANPQAVPYKENMSLLDLMIVVGGLTDYAAGNRATIVRTINGEKQQLRVRIDDLLEDGDITANVNILPGDILIIPEAYF
- a CDS encoding XrtA system polysaccharide chain length determinant, which encodes MHELITEVLGYIQSATRYKWVSIILAWVISLAGWLFVAQMPDKYEASARVHVDTRSVLRPLLSGLAIQPDVSKQIRLMSKLMFSRPNLEKVARMTDLDLGAKDDASMEGIVKRLQSSMSITGGENNLFMISAEDQNPATAKRVVQALLTIFVEQTLGESREDSNSAQKFLDQQLKEYETRLQAAEKAREDFKRANYGLLPGQGGDLYGQLNALAEQLENAKIALQESVNRRDEMQRQLDDEEPTFMDFGAQAVASPLDLRIQSMQSRLDELLLKYTKGHPEVIAIKKTIIDLERQKQKEEEMALEGDSGAFMGGEANPVFQQKKIALGEANANVASLNSRVMIFEQKIEDLKKQMDERLKVETQLQGLNRDYSTIKTNFDALLLRREKARMSESVEQNTDSVKFKIVDPPQVPSKPSSPKRVLLSVVVLIGGIVVSIGIAVFLSLLRPAFTTTIKLREVTGLPVLGSVSMNWIPEVRQRKWREFVAFVAAFAMLLVVFLGVIALEVKGYHLPSFI
- a CDS encoding XrtA-associated tyrosine autokinase, whose product is MSIIEKALDKALQFEQSSTPNKADQQHGTKEAIHVEAPETPVQEPAAKGAETRKILSIDWTSLKAKGMLGHELAYSQLAEEYRLIKRPLLMNAFPDGDNGIERGNLVLVTSSIPGEGKTFTAVNLALSIAMERDKTVLLVDADVAKPSIAKLLGLPAQKGLIDLLQDKSIRFSDVLIKTDIPNLTLLPAGSLDRHSTELLASDAMKGLAKELSARYPDRMVIFDSPPLLAATQGQVLAMLVGQVILVIEADSTPQYIVKESISKLENCEIVGCVLNKTKKGFGFKYYGYGYGYGYGNYGLQKPET
- a CDS encoding TIGR03016 family PEP-CTERM system-associated outer membrane protein, which codes for MAMGTGTEIMVSKNPKPELIRISIVPHRKISKELLFGLFIILHFSRAEAVDWKIEPTLNFREIYSDNINLGGQRGTAGDRQREDSFVTQISPGISIQREGRSRFRLRYRMQNIFYAGTDISPRINNQLQMNSHTEIWDDAIFVDSSSTIGQYNGTTSGRVALDNVSRGDTREYRTFRISPYWRPHFGGYAEGIVRVTYSNIGGGGVDSNMLGEQIQFQSGRWFDTLMWRANFFNQEVQRDSGNGVLANNRNVSYRNYNGELRYRLTDEISPFFQAGNFDNDFAGQSRVSRVRNGSYWTGGLAWTPSSKLTLQAGAGSNNYFGSLVWEPTRRTMVRVFYRDSDVGGAYGGAYGTGLGGGGFGGGGFGGGGFGGGGFGGGGFGGGGFGGGGFGGGGFGGGGFGGGGFGGGGFGGGGFGGGGFGGGGFGGGRFGPLGGFNAGTTWNALLTHRTRRTNWYASYGVMTTTIQQVLLDQNVFVATDPSSPTILNPDLPTDQPDLTNEVITRERAQIGVSGHTAKTTLTLTGYQENREYQFSGDQDVLGFTTALSWRFTERTRSLFRFLWQSTDSQGTGAVRDSENRFFMVSVSVYRNIWTNLTGSLEFRHFQQMSNRAENEYQENRVTAGLNMRF
- a CDS encoding XrtA/PEP-CTERM system-associated ATPase, producing the protein MYDAFYNLKKKPFQLNPDPEFFYNSAVHKRALAYLRYGLAQGEGFVVVTGEPGTGKTMLVKELFGTLRNENTVAGLMVTSQVGAEDTLRIIAATFGLSYDGDAKAVLLKNLEEFFKLKASEGKRVLLVVDEAQNLPVQSLEELRMLLNFESDGRSIFQVFLLGQDELRSTLQGSKMEQVRQRITAMYHLRPLEKEETKEYILHRLTTAGWAQDPEFTNEAFEEIYRHAQGVPRLINTLCDRLLLYGYLEELHMLDLDAVRLVKQEMEQDAVQPLSSSVRDSSNLDAETYPIDSGRPAPLAGSLEERVVQLEKLVFTLRKTVQRERALLRKTILLHLDMDEIYREPVDES
- a CDS encoding XrtA system polysaccharide deacetylase, with amino-acid sequence MANPLMAGDPIVNAMTVDVEDYFQVSAFEPYIGRDKWNELPCRVERNTDRILQIFAEAGAQATFFTLGWVAERYPALIKRIVEAGHELACHGYNHVRVTQQTPGEFRDDVLRSKRLLEDLGGVQVLGYRAASYSIGSKNLWALEILEDCGFRYSSSIYPVKHDLYGMPEAPRFAFRPNTAEGLLEIPVTTVELGKKKLPCGGGGFFRLLPYRVSRWAIEHVNRRDRQSGVFYFHPWEIDPDQPRQRGIDLKTRFRHYLNLSRTESRLRRLLLDFRWNTMAHVFLSPH
- a CDS encoding FemAB family XrtA/PEP-CTERM system-associated protein; the encoded protein is MEIKQLDYSRRSDWDTFVNACAEASFFHRAGWQEVIERAFGHKTHYLFAEDGGRIVGVLPLGHVKSFLFGNALVSNPFCVYGGVATESEAARKALEQAACELAHGLGVDYLELRNIKPNGSGRPSKSLYVTFRKPLDPDPEKNLAAVPRKQRAMIRKGIGAGLKGVIDSGIDRFFAAYAESVRNLGTPVFSKRYFQILKEVFGDACEILSVEHQGKVIASVMSFYFRDQVLPYYGGGTEAARELKGNDFMYWEVMRRATEKGVRVFDYGRSKEGTGSYRFKTHWGFEPEPLAYEYELIKAKAVPEINPLNPKYRYFIAAWQRLPLPVSNLVGPWISRNLG